TGCTCGGGAGTGCGCGCGCTGCGGGAAGTCGTTTTGCCGCCGATGCAAGCTTTCCGGCGCCGCGGCCCTCTACTGCGCCGACTGCGACCGGCTGCTCTCGAGCAAGGACGCGGGGGACATCGCCTCGCACGTCGCGCAGTCGGAGGAGGCCCGCCGCAACGTGCGCCAGCGGCAGCGCGAGGCCCGGTGGCTCTCGGTCGTCTTCCCGGGGGCGCGCCGGATGGCGGAGGGGAGCCCGATGACGGGCTTCGTCATCCTGTTCGGGTTCTTCTTCTTCGTGCTCGTCGCGCTCGTCGGCGGCCGCATCTATCCGGTGCGCTCGCTTCCGACCGCGACGTATTTCCCGGTTCGCGAGATCGCCGGGACCCTCCTCGCGTTCACGGTCTGGGTCGGCTCGAATCTCGGGGCCTTGAGGGGCTGACGACCGATGGCGCTCCGGGGCACCCTGCGCGACTTCTCGCTCGGAGAGATCCTCCAGCTGATCAGCTTCCAGCGGAAGACGGGAGTCCTGACCGTCGAAGGGGAGGAGGACACCGTCTCGGTTTCCTTTCTCGACGGGAAGGTGGTCGCGGCGGATTCGCTGAAACGCCGGTTCGAAAATCGTCTCGGAAATCTCCTCGTCCGCGCCGGAAAGCTGACGCCGGCGGTTCTCGCCGAGGTCCTCGAGGAGCAGAACCGGCTCGAGCAGCGGATCGGGTTCGTGCTGATCAATCGGGGGCTCGTCACCCCCGGCGACCTCCAGGCGGCCCTTCGGACCCAGATCCTGAACCTGATCTACCGGCTCTTCCGATGGAGCGACGGCCGCTACTACTTTTCGCAGGAGAAGTCGGTCGAGTACGAAGTCGACCACTTCACGCCCGTCGCCACCGAGAACATCCTCATGGAAGCGGCGCGGATGAGCGACGAGTGGCCGCTGATCCAGAGCCGCATTCCGTCGCTCGACATCGTCTTCCGGCGCGCGCCGGGCACCGAGAAGCTCGCCATCGTCTCCGACGAGGAGGGGGAGGCTCCGGGAACCCTGGCGGTGACTCCCGAAGAAGCGATCGTCTGGAAGCTGATCGACGGGAAGCGGTCCGTCACGGAGGTCACCGAGGCCACGTTCCTCTCCGACTTCGACGTCGTCAAGGCCCTCGACCAGATGCTCGGCCGCCGCCTGATCGTCGAGGCCGAGCGGCCGAGCGCCGCCGCCGTTCCCGCGGCCGCGCCGCCCCTCCCCCCGCCCCGCGAAGTGATTCCCGCCAACACTCCCGCGGCTCTCGTCCTCTGGGCATGCCTCGCGGCTCTCCTTCTCGTCGCGATCGTGTTCCTTCCGAGGAATTCCCTGAACCGGGTCCTCAGCGGCGCGAGGGGGAGCTATCTCGCGCCCGTGGAGAATTCGATTTCCGTCGCGTGGCTCCAGCGGCTCGACCGGGGGCTCGAGGTCTTCTATCTCAACGAGGGTTTCTACCCCGCGAACCTTTCGGAGCTCGAATCGGCCGCGGTGCTCGAGGGGGCGGCGCCGATCGAGGCCGGGACGGGCAGCTACCGTTACATCCTTCGGACCGGCGACAACAAGTACGACCTCTACGGGAAGACCCTCGACGGCAAGCTCAACCCCAGCCTGAGTTTGAGCCGGACTCTCGACCCGGTCGCCCGGGAAACGATGCTGACCGAGCGGCGAAAGAAGGCGGAAACGCGGAAGAAGCCGGTCCGGATCGACGTTG
This region of Thermoanaerobaculia bacterium genomic DNA includes:
- a CDS encoding DUF4388 domain-containing protein — translated: MALRGTLRDFSLGEILQLISFQRKTGVLTVEGEEDTVSVSFLDGKVVAADSLKRRFENRLGNLLVRAGKLTPAVLAEVLEEQNRLEQRIGFVLINRGLVTPGDLQAALRTQILNLIYRLFRWSDGRYYFSQEKSVEYEVDHFTPVATENILMEAARMSDEWPLIQSRIPSLDIVFRRAPGTEKLAIVSDEEGEAPGTLAVTPEEAIVWKLIDGKRSVTEVTEATFLSDFDVVKALDQMLGRRLIVEAERPSAAAVPAAAPPLPPPREVIPANTPAALVLWACLAALLLVAIVFLPRNSLNRVLSGARGSYLAPVENSISVAWLQRLDRGLEVFYLNEGFYPANLSELESAAVLEGAAPIEAGTGSYRYILRTGDNKYDLYGKTLDGKLNPSLSLSRTLDPVARETMLTERRKKAETRKKPVRIDVVN